From the genome of Burkholderia pyrrocinia:
CGCCGTCGAAGCTCGACGACACGCTCGACAACACGATCGACAAGCTGTCCGAGATCATCCCGATCGACGCACGCGATCGCCGCCGCTTCAAGAAGCTGCAGGAAGACTCGAAGAACTTCGAGAGCCTGCCGATCCGCACGCGGCTCACCGACGCGGAAGTCGCGCGCTTCACCGCGCAGCGTTTCCGCTTCCCCGGCGTCGACGTGCGTGCGCGGCTGTTCCGCCAATATCCGCTCGGCACGACCGCCGCGCATGTGATCGGCTACATCGGCCGGATCTCGAAGCGCGACCAGGATCGTATCGACGCGATGAGCGACGACAACGACAGCGACCAGGAAAACTACGATCCGCGCCGCGACGCGAACAACTACAAGGGCACCGACTACATCGGCAAGATCGGTGTCGAGCAGAGCTACGAGACCGAGCTGCACGGGCTGACGGGCTTCGAGGAGGTCGAGGTGACGGCCGGCGGCCGGCCCGTGCGCACGCTGTCGCGCACGCAGGCGACACCCGGCAACAACCTCGTGCTGTCGCTCGACATCGGGCTGCAGCAGGTCGCCGAGCAGGCGTTCGCCGGCAAGCGCGGCGCGCTCGTCGCGATCGAGCCGAAGACGGGCGACGTGCTCGCGTTCGTGTCGTCGCCGAGCTTCGACCCGAATTCGTTCGTCGACGGCATCGACCAGCAGACCTGGGACGAGCTGAACACCTCGACCGACAAGCCGCTGCTGAACCGCCCGCTGCACGGCACCTACCCGCCCGGCTCGACGTACAAGCCGTTCATGGCACTCGCGGGCCTGACGCTCGGCAAGCGCTCGCCGGGCTGGGGCTTCCAGGATCCCGGCTACTTCACGTTCGGCGGCCACACGTTCCGCAACGACGTGCGCTCGGGCCAGGGCTGGGTCGACATGAACAAGGCGATCATGGTGTCGAACGACACCTACTTCTACATGCTCGCACGCGACCTCGGCGTGAACGCGATCGCGAACTTCATGAAGCCGTTCGGCTTCGGCCAGATCACCGGGATCGACATCCAGGGCGAAGCGCGCGGGATCCTGCCGTCGACCGACTGGAAGAAGAAGGCGTTCAAGAAGGCCGCGCAGCAGAAGTGGTTCGACGGCGAGACGATCAGCCTCGGGATCGGCCAGGGCTACAACTCGTTCACGATCCTGCAGCTCGCGCACGCGACCGCGACGCTCGCGAACAACGGCGTCGTGATGAAGCCCCACCTCGTGAAGGAAGTCGAGGATCCGATCTCGCGCGGGCGTCGCCTGACCGTGCCGAAGGAAAGCGAAACGATCCCGCTCAAGCAGGCCGACATCGACGTCGTGAAGCGCGGGATGGAGAACGTGATCGAGAACCCGTCCGGCACCGCGTACAAGGTGTTCCGCGGCGCGCCGTACCTCGCCGCCGGCAAGACCGGTACCGCTCAGGTGTTCTCGCTGCAGGGCTCCAACTACAAGGGCCACCTGCTCGCCGAGCACCTGCGCGACCACGCACTGTTCATCGCGTACGCGCCGGTCGACCATCCGCAGATCGCCGTGGCGCTGGTCGTCGAGAACGGCGGCTGGGGTGCGCAGGCCGCGGGCCCGATCGCGCGCCGCGTGCTCGACTTCTACCTCGTCGAACGCCAGAACCCGCAGAACGAGGCCGCGGCCGTGGCGGCCGCGGCGTCGGCGACCGAACCCGTCAACGCACCGGTGATCGGCGACGCGAACAAGCCCGCCGCCGTCGCGGCCGGCTTCAAGGCGCTGCCGCAGCCCGTCGTGCCGACCGCGGCCAGCGCGGCCGATGCGGCGTCGGCCGCGTCGGCGCCCGATGCGTCGGGTGCGGCCGGGGCAAGCGCGGCGCAACCGGCCGAAGCGAGCGCCGCGGCGCCGAGGGCCGCGAGCCTGCCGCCGATCCGGCGCCCG
Proteins encoded in this window:
- the mrdA gene encoding penicillin-binding protein 2; amino-acid sequence: MTEFNDTQQQLSKFRLRVAAAGVFVFVCFGLLASRFFYLQLMQHGKYALQAEENRISVAPIVPNRGIITDRNGVILAKNYSAYTLEITPSKLDDTLDNTIDKLSEIIPIDARDRRRFKKLQEDSKNFESLPIRTRLTDAEVARFTAQRFRFPGVDVRARLFRQYPLGTTAAHVIGYIGRISKRDQDRIDAMSDDNDSDQENYDPRRDANNYKGTDYIGKIGVEQSYETELHGLTGFEEVEVTAGGRPVRTLSRTQATPGNNLVLSLDIGLQQVAEQAFAGKRGALVAIEPKTGDVLAFVSSPSFDPNSFVDGIDQQTWDELNTSTDKPLLNRPLHGTYPPGSTYKPFMALAGLTLGKRSPGWGFQDPGYFTFGGHTFRNDVRSGQGWVDMNKAIMVSNDTYFYMLARDLGVNAIANFMKPFGFGQITGIDIQGEARGILPSTDWKKKAFKKAAQQKWFDGETISLGIGQGYNSFTILQLAHATATLANNGVVMKPHLVKEVEDPISRGRRLTVPKESETIPLKQADIDVVKRGMENVIENPSGTAYKVFRGAPYLAAGKTGTAQVFSLQGSNYKGHLLAEHLRDHALFIAYAPVDHPQIAVALVVENGGWGAQAAGPIARRVLDFYLVERQNPQNEAAAVAAAASATEPVNAPVIGDANKPAAVAAGFKALPQPVVPTAASAADAASAASAPDASGAAGASAAQPAEASAAAPRAASLPPIRRPHRPRRPASDAQPLVATPRDDNHRATAPAKAADAGTAH